In Haematobia irritans isolate KBUSLIRL chromosome 1, ASM5000362v1, whole genome shotgun sequence, a genomic segment contains:
- the LOC142221682 gene encoding uncharacterized protein LOC142221682, translated as MLKLWIILNLLLIGTLAQDMPPPELEPPATTTTTTPEPTTMIDPTTTPEPTTTTTAVETTTSSVPTTTEISQPPTTIEPEIPTPKPNDNNTQSPPTESPIKPPPTTPGYPAYPGYPDYNNKKCYFKKQYGHARWQWTCKGYQIVYPMDCYQCCLYAYAQFAACYRVHSSNCNSLYYY; from the exons atg ttgaaattgtggattattttgaatttgttaTTAATTGGAACTCTGGCACAGGATATGCCACCGCCAGAATTGGAGCCACCAGCAACAACTACGACAACAACGCCAGAACCAACTACAATGATTGATCCTACTACAACACCTGAGccgacaacaacaactacagcCGTAGAAACAACAACTTCTTCTGTGCCCACTACAACAGAAATATCTCAACCTCCTACAACTATAGAGCCTGAGATACCTACACCAAAGCCCAATGATAATAATACTCAATCACCACCAACTGAGTCGCCCATTAAACCCCCACCTACCACACCAGGATATCCAGCATATCCAGGATATCCCgattataacaataaaaaatgttattttaaaaaacaatatggACACGCCCGTTGGCAATGGACTTGTAAAG GATATCAAATTGTCTATCCTATGGATTGCTACCAATGTTGCCTATATGCGTATGCCCAGTTTGCCGCTTGCTATCGAGTACATTCTTCTAATTGCAATAGTCTGTATTACTACTAG